Proteins encoded within one genomic window of Bradyrhizobium sp. 186:
- a CDS encoding ABC transporter substrate-binding protein encodes MSTSPFHISRRSVVLGGLGAAGMTAVAPPLAWAQGRAETLLVVQELGPNSLDMQGVGSNQTVNGLSWNCYDRLLTYASKTLPDGTPSYDRATLAPELAKSWEVAADGMSCTFKLRQTAKFHDGTPVTAKDVKWSFDRAVKVGGFPTFQMSAGSLEKPEQFVIVDDHTFRIDYVRKDKMLLFNVAVVVPFIINSELAKKNATPEDPWALAWLRNNEAGGGAYRIESWKPGSETVLTRFDDWKSGPLPKIKRVIARDVPSAGTRRAMLERGDADLSSGFAPRDFEQIIREGKVKVSGVPIPNALWYVALNTAKPPFDNVKLRQAIAWAMPYEQIQTSAFFGRSVPMYGGSADVPKPAWPQPFPYVTDLDKAKALIKEAGFESGLETTLSLDAGTATVGEPTAILIQESLAKIGIKASIEKIPGANWRTTLNKKELPLALNRFSGWLDYPEYYFYWNFHGNNSIFNISSYQNKEMDALIDKARFSADAAEYDKAVKDFVALCMRDVPIVPLNQPIHDVAMQKGVSGYEFWFHREPDYRQFAKG; translated from the coding sequence ATGAGCACATCCCCTTTCCATATCAGCCGCCGTAGCGTGGTACTCGGCGGTCTGGGTGCGGCCGGAATGACGGCAGTCGCTCCGCCGCTCGCCTGGGCGCAGGGGCGCGCGGAGACGCTGCTGGTGGTGCAGGAGCTGGGACCGAACTCGCTGGACATGCAAGGCGTCGGCTCCAACCAGACCGTGAACGGCCTGTCCTGGAACTGCTACGATCGCCTGCTGACTTACGCCTCCAAGACGCTGCCCGACGGCACGCCCTCCTATGATCGTGCGACGCTCGCGCCCGAGCTGGCGAAGAGCTGGGAGGTTGCCGCCGACGGCATGTCGTGCACCTTCAAGCTGAGACAGACCGCGAAATTCCACGACGGAACGCCGGTCACGGCGAAGGACGTCAAATGGTCGTTCGACCGCGCCGTCAAGGTCGGCGGCTTTCCGACCTTTCAGATGTCGGCAGGATCGCTTGAAAAACCCGAGCAATTCGTGATTGTCGACGACCATACCTTCCGCATCGACTATGTGCGCAAGGACAAGATGCTGCTGTTCAACGTCGCGGTCGTCGTGCCCTTCATCATCAATTCCGAACTCGCCAAAAAGAATGCGACGCCGGAGGACCCCTGGGCGCTGGCCTGGCTTAGGAACAACGAGGCCGGCGGCGGCGCCTACAGGATCGAAAGCTGGAAGCCCGGCAGCGAGACCGTGTTGACGCGGTTCGACGACTGGAAGAGCGGACCGCTGCCCAAGATCAAGCGCGTCATTGCGCGCGATGTCCCCTCCGCCGGCACCCGTCGCGCCATGCTCGAACGGGGCGATGCGGACCTCTCGAGCGGCTTTGCGCCGCGTGATTTCGAGCAGATCATCAGAGAAGGCAAGGTCAAGGTGTCCGGCGTCCCTATTCCAAATGCGCTCTGGTACGTTGCGCTGAACACCGCGAAGCCTCCGTTCGACAATGTCAAGCTGCGTCAGGCCATCGCTTGGGCGATGCCTTACGAGCAGATCCAGACCAGCGCGTTTTTCGGGCGGTCCGTTCCGATGTATGGCGGGTCTGCGGATGTCCCAAAGCCGGCGTGGCCGCAACCGTTTCCCTATGTCACCGATCTCGACAAGGCCAAGGCGCTGATAAAGGAGGCGGGCTTCGAGTCCGGACTGGAGACGACGCTGTCGCTCGACGCGGGCACGGCAACGGTCGGCGAGCCGACCGCGATCCTGATCCAGGAGAGCCTCGCAAAGATCGGCATCAAGGCCTCGATCGAGAAGATTCCCGGCGCGAACTGGCGCACCACACTTAACAAGAAGGAGCTCCCGCTCGCGCTCAACCGTTTCAGCGGCTGGCTCGACTATCCAGAATATTACTTCTACTGGAATTTTCACGGCAACAACTCGATCTTCAACATCTCCTCCTATCAGAACAAGGAGATGGACGCGCTGATCGACAAGGCGCGGTTCAGCGCCGACGCGGCGGAGTACGACAAAGCCGTAAAGGATTTTGTCGCGCTCTGCATGCGCGACGTTCCGATCGTTCCGCTCAACCAGCCGATTCACGACGTCGCTATGCAGAAGGGCGTCAGCGGCTACGAATTCTGGTTTCATCGTGAGCCGGACTATCGTCAATTCGCCAAGGGCTAG
- the dctP gene encoding TRAP transporter substrate-binding protein DctP: MLISASAAEPVKLKLAFPSSDRSTSYLAAVKPFVDAVNAEARGLIDIETYFSGVLGKDPAEQPQLVLDGAADIAYVVTGLTRNRFADNAIIEMPGLFTSMRESVAVFNRLVASNALQGYDDYTVIGAYVTEPETIHSKIPITSLNDLKGKRIRVNNPGEAAALEKLGAQPVFLQVTKISEAIGNGRIDGALVPPSPLVDYGVKRVATYHYLLGISGAPLMVLMNRKTFNGLPKSAQAIILKYSGEWAAARFMDTYEAAENSIMRELKSDPKRQVIMPSPSDLDAANAVFAAIANDWASKSERNAELLKTVRNELTKMRSTR, translated from the coding sequence GTGTTGATTTCGGCGTCGGCCGCCGAACCGGTCAAGCTCAAATTGGCCTTCCCCAGCTCCGACCGCTCGACGAGTTATCTCGCCGCGGTCAAACCATTCGTCGACGCGGTCAACGCCGAGGCAAGAGGCCTGATCGACATCGAGACCTATTTCAGCGGCGTGCTTGGCAAGGATCCGGCTGAGCAGCCCCAGCTCGTGCTCGATGGTGCGGCCGACATCGCCTACGTGGTGACGGGACTGACGCGCAACCGGTTCGCAGATAATGCAATCATCGAGATGCCTGGTCTGTTTACGAGCATGCGGGAGTCCGTTGCTGTGTTCAACCGGCTCGTGGCCTCCAACGCATTGCAAGGATACGATGACTACACCGTGATCGGCGCCTACGTCACCGAACCGGAGACGATACACAGCAAGATCCCGATCACGTCGCTGAATGATTTGAAGGGCAAGAGAATTCGCGTCAACAATCCGGGCGAAGCCGCCGCGCTGGAAAAACTCGGAGCGCAGCCCGTGTTTCTGCAGGTCACCAAGATCTCAGAAGCCATCGGCAACGGCCGCATCGACGGCGCGCTCGTGCCACCGTCTCCATTGGTCGATTATGGCGTCAAACGCGTTGCGACTTATCATTACCTTCTTGGAATCAGCGGCGCGCCGCTGATGGTTTTGATGAACCGGAAAACATTCAACGGACTGCCGAAATCCGCGCAGGCGATCATCCTCAAATACAGTGGTGAGTGGGCTGCCGCGCGCTTCATGGATACCTACGAAGCTGCAGAAAACAGCATTATGCGGGAACTGAAGTCCGATCCGAAGCGCCAGGTGATCATGCCATCGCCGTCGGACCTCGATGCGGCAAATGCCGTATTCGCAGCCATTGCCAATGATTGGGCCTCGAAAAGTGAGCGCAATGCCGAGCTGCTGAAAACGGTCCGGAACGAGCTCACGAAAATGCGATCGACCCGGTAG
- a CDS encoding LysR family transcriptional regulator, translating to MSDRLQELTVFVRAAEGGSFSKAARELGLSQPSVSRIIGELEARLGVKLLLRTTRRITVTDAGALFLTRAREVLADIEDAEDAARGVDSLRGTIRIAMPIIYGTRQVIPRLPVFLAAHPLLRAELSVVDERQDLVAEGADIAIRLGPLGDSAFGARKLETLPRLLVAAPSYLAARGTPKTPADLASHDCIFGPGLFGRATWSFTRNGTETSVDVRGRIHTDSGPGVFASVLAGLGIAMTSPVMANPEIMSGTLMPLLKSYRLAPIEVHAVFPGGPRPSTKVRALVEYLVTELKQAG from the coding sequence ATGAGTGACCGGCTCCAAGAATTGACCGTGTTCGTCCGGGCGGCGGAGGGCGGCAGCTTTTCGAAGGCCGCGCGCGAGCTCGGGCTGTCGCAGCCTTCGGTATCGCGCATCATCGGCGAGCTGGAGGCGCGGCTCGGCGTCAAGCTGTTGCTGCGCACGACGCGCCGCATCACCGTGACCGACGCCGGGGCGCTGTTCCTCACCCGTGCGCGCGAAGTCCTCGCCGATATCGAAGACGCCGAGGACGCTGCCCGCGGCGTCGACTCGCTGCGCGGGACCATTCGCATCGCGATGCCCATCATCTACGGCACGCGACAGGTGATCCCGCGCCTGCCGGTGTTTCTGGCTGCGCATCCCCTGCTCCGCGCCGAGCTGTCGGTCGTCGACGAACGGCAGGATCTCGTCGCCGAAGGCGCCGACATCGCCATCCGGCTCGGCCCGCTCGGCGATTCCGCGTTTGGTGCACGCAAGCTCGAGACACTGCCGCGCCTGCTCGTGGCCGCCCCTTCCTATCTCGCCGCGCGCGGCACGCCGAAGACACCGGCCGATCTCGCGTCGCACGACTGCATCTTCGGTCCCGGCCTGTTCGGCCGCGCGACCTGGTCGTTCACCCGCAATGGAACGGAAACCTCGGTCGATGTCCGCGGGCGCATCCACACGGATTCCGGCCCCGGCGTGTTTGCAAGCGTGCTGGCAGGGTTAGGCATCGCGATGACATCGCCGGTAATGGCCAATCCCGAGATCATGTCGGGCACGCTGATGCCGCTATTGAAGAGCTACAGGCTCGCGCCTATCGAGGTGCACGCCGTGTTTCCGGGCGGGCCCCGGCCGTCGACCAAGGTGCGCGCACTGGTGGAATATCTCGTGACGGAGCTGAAACAGGCGGGATGA
- a CDS encoding FAD-dependent oxidoreductase, with translation MAASELVGHCNITLFEARDRFGGRVFSKKKPVCRRRRRQGSAQALPTGRPEGCRCVLCGADRRRLQGLCRASGR, from the coding sequence ATGGCAGCGTCCGAGCTTGTCGGGCATTGCAACATCACGCTGTTCGAGGCCCGCGACCGCTTCGGCGGCCGGGTTTTCAGCAAGAAGAAGCCTGTTTGCCGGCGCCGACGTCGCCAAGGAAGCGCTCAAGCACTACCGACCGGGCGACCAGAGGGATGTCGATGCGTTCTATGCGGAGCGGATCGGCGGCGTCTACAAGGGCTATGTCGCGCATCTGGCCGGTGA
- a CDS encoding FAD-dependent oxidoreductase, translating to MAWPRDEWTAGGYSCPAPGEVCRAGPLLYKGFQNRLFFAGEHTCFAYFGYMEGALQSGTAAAAAVIRAIGRQAGAYGSAKTGSSVIGSAPLAASKP from the coding sequence ATGGCCTGGCCGCGCGACGAATGGACCGCCGGCGGCTATTCCTGTCCCGCGCCCGGCGAGGTCTGCCGGGCCGGTCCGTTACTCTACAAGGGCTTCCAGAATCGCCTGTTCTTTGCCGGCGAGCACACCTGCTTCGCCTATTTCGGCTACATGGAAGGTGCGCTCCAGTCCGGCACGGCCGCCGCCGCCGCGGTCATCCGGGCCATCGGCAGACAGGCCGGAGCATATGGCTCTGCCAAAACCGGCAGTTCTGTCATAGGTTCGGCACCGCTCGCGGCGTCGAAGCCGTGA
- a CDS encoding carboxylesterase family protein: MKNYLAFFLVLTMTTASAHGPLPARLAVPSDLVRVGLTDTDTTAGGTARLCDQVSFSRGLRYGESEANVLDVATSTTKAETPRPVLLFVVGDTFTGDHAAPDLSRQIQDQAMCFAARNDMIGVRVNYRLAPAATWPMGATDVAAALSWVHGNIDLFNGDAREIVAVGYGAGAFHVASLLAHPELQADRADVAAVVLVSGIYRVGKDASDSEKAYLGTDASQYDKRSVFPGILNVDATIVLAWAAGDPASLVAQGETLNKTLCGAGHCPRTALLRSRDGIAAAFGLDGSGDSLAEPTLLLVHQLEARGLP; the protein is encoded by the coding sequence ATGAAGAATTATCTCGCATTTTTCCTTGTTCTGACCATGACAACGGCCTCTGCGCACGGCCCGTTGCCGGCGCGGCTGGCGGTGCCCTCCGATCTTGTCCGGGTGGGCCTCACCGATACCGACACGACCGCCGGCGGCACCGCACGGCTGTGCGACCAGGTCAGCTTCTCGCGGGGCCTGCGCTATGGTGAGAGCGAGGCCAATGTGCTCGATGTCGCCACCAGCACGACCAAGGCGGAGACGCCGCGGCCGGTACTGCTGTTCGTGGTGGGCGACACCTTCACCGGCGACCATGCGGCGCCGGACCTGTCGCGGCAAATCCAGGACCAGGCGATGTGCTTTGCCGCGCGCAACGACATGATCGGCGTGCGCGTGAACTATCGCCTCGCGCCGGCGGCGACCTGGCCGATGGGCGCGACCGACGTCGCGGCGGCGCTGTCCTGGGTTCACGGGAATATCGATCTGTTCAACGGCGACGCCCGCGAGATCGTTGCGGTCGGCTATGGCGCCGGTGCCTTCCATGTCGCCAGCCTGCTGGCGCATCCCGAGCTCCAGGCCGACCGCGCCGATGTCGCCGCGGTCGTGCTGGTGTCGGGGATCTACCGCGTCGGCAAGGACGCCAGCGACAGCGAGAAGGCCTATCTCGGCACAGACGCCAGCCAATATGACAAGCGGTCGGTCTTCCCCGGCATTCTCAATGTCGACGCGACGATCGTGCTGGCCTGGGCCGCGGGCGATCCCGCAAGCCTCGTGGCACAGGGCGAGACCTTGAACAAGACGCTCTGCGGCGCCGGCCATTGCCCGCGCACCGCGCTCCTGCGCAGCCGCGACGGCATCGCCGCCGCGTTCGGGCTCGACGGCTCCGGCGACAGCCTCGCCGAGCCGACGCTGCTGCTGGTGCACCAGCTCGAGGCGCGCGGACTGCCGTAG